A window of Synechococcus sp. MEDNS5 contains these coding sequences:
- a CDS encoding glycosyltransferase, whose product MADFIVLATADWDHPLWTNKQHTALTLAAAGHRVLYVESLGIRPPRVGAADRMRILRRFRRLLQLPRQRREGLWVWSPPVLPGGHSGKALQFNRRLLQGGLELACRWLGFSNPILWTYNPLTTLYLDPESFSGSVYHCVDRIQDQPGMPVDRIEASEQALSRAVDVVFATSPKLQISHLQWNHHTQLFGNVADHGHFSRARLGDDLGPLRCPERLEPLPRPRLLFMGAIDAYKLDLGLLLSLAKRNSAWSFVLIGPVGECDPSTDVAALMACANVELMGPVAYGDLPGWLAHADLALLPLQVNGYTRHMFPMKFFEYLSAGLPVVATAIPALEAHADVAWLCPPETEAFERAIQAALEGAGPSLQQRLERAATQTYEVRTATMLAYLDRVGLLAEAQRNQADAFHRCPTRFERFRHACISLKSQVFVCISHWLMWQDQPRLGLALLRSVEPAGAADRVLLGGKVLPLVRLGSYREAREVMEELWLRFGHLGELKQLLFRRGNRPSDRGEQVLLFEELADSAVLPLHARNYCLVVLGHRCADLNDQLRMRRCVTQIELMATRLEDDPGTRLCRRANRRNRTKLLISCYATLQRLQLGLQDFDAFAALGRRALVFFESLNLNCLDPDTSYRLTRNSLRVLVINVIEGWRCMDLELIRRVIPLMESLRFHCRQEYFDGQSAQENHRGFADAMLKICNDLELSLTHERAREDGKQSLESLLVLMTRSERELSSLERRQRFVDQLVPHYHLYLPQLQPSHGA is encoded by the coding sequence ATGGCCGATTTCATTGTTCTCGCCACCGCCGACTGGGATCATCCGCTTTGGACCAACAAACAGCACACGGCCTTGACCCTCGCTGCGGCTGGGCACAGGGTGCTTTATGTGGAGTCTTTGGGAATCCGTCCGCCGCGGGTGGGTGCAGCCGATCGCATGCGCATTCTTCGGCGTTTTCGGCGGTTGCTTCAGCTTCCTCGTCAACGGCGGGAAGGGCTGTGGGTGTGGTCACCTCCTGTGTTGCCGGGTGGCCACAGCGGAAAGGCTCTTCAATTCAATCGCCGGCTTCTTCAGGGCGGGCTCGAGCTGGCCTGTCGTTGGCTGGGTTTTAGCAATCCGATCCTCTGGACCTACAACCCGCTCACCACTCTGTATCTCGACCCAGAGAGCTTCTCGGGCAGTGTCTATCACTGTGTGGACCGCATCCAGGATCAGCCGGGGATGCCCGTGGATCGCATCGAAGCCAGTGAGCAAGCGCTGTCGCGGGCAGTGGATGTGGTGTTTGCCACTTCGCCCAAACTGCAGATCAGCCATCTCCAGTGGAACCACCACACCCAGTTGTTCGGGAACGTGGCGGATCACGGCCATTTCAGTCGTGCCCGCCTGGGGGATGACTTGGGTCCCTTGCGTTGCCCTGAGCGACTTGAGCCACTGCCCCGGCCAAGGTTGCTGTTCATGGGGGCCATCGATGCTTACAAGCTTGATCTGGGCTTGTTGCTTTCGTTGGCCAAGCGCAATTCCGCATGGAGCTTTGTGCTGATCGGGCCAGTGGGTGAGTGTGATCCCTCCACCGACGTTGCCGCGCTGATGGCCTGCGCGAATGTGGAGTTGATGGGACCTGTCGCCTATGGCGATTTGCCTGGCTGGCTCGCCCATGCCGACCTGGCGTTGCTGCCGTTACAGGTGAACGGCTACACCCGCCACATGTTCCCGATGAAGTTCTTTGAGTACCTCTCGGCTGGATTGCCAGTGGTGGCCACGGCCATTCCTGCCTTGGAGGCCCACGCTGATGTGGCGTGGCTGTGTCCGCCGGAGACGGAGGCCTTTGAGCGTGCGATTCAGGCAGCCCTGGAAGGGGCAGGCCCGAGTCTCCAGCAGCGCCTCGAGCGGGCTGCAACGCAGACCTATGAAGTGCGCACGGCAACAATGCTGGCCTATCTCGACCGCGTGGGTCTGCTGGCGGAGGCCCAGCGCAATCAAGCTGACGCATTTCACCGTTGTCCTACACGGTTTGAGCGCTTCAGGCATGCATGCATCAGCTTGAAGTCCCAGGTTTTCGTTTGCATCAGCCATTGGTTGATGTGGCAAGACCAGCCGCGCTTGGGTCTTGCGCTTTTGCGGTCTGTTGAACCCGCTGGGGCTGCAGATCGGGTGTTGCTCGGCGGTAAGGTTTTACCGCTTGTGCGTCTTGGTTCTTATCGGGAAGCCCGAGAGGTTATGGAAGAGCTATGGCTGCGTTTCGGCCATTTGGGAGAACTTAAACAGTTGTTGTTTCGTCGAGGAAATCGCCCTTCAGATCGAGGCGAACAAGTGCTGTTGTTTGAAGAGTTGGCTGATAGTGCTGTGCTTCCACTGCATGCCCGCAACTATTGCTTGGTGGTGTTGGGTCATCGTTGCGCAGACCTGAATGATCAGCTGCGTATGCGTCGCTGTGTTACTCAGATTGAATTGATGGCCACACGCTTGGAAGATGATCCAGGGACGCGGCTTTGTCGACGGGCGAACCGGCGAAATCGAACCAAATTGCTTATTTCCTGTTATGCAACCTTGCAACGCCTTCAACTTGGTCTTCAGGATTTTGATGCGTTCGCGGCTTTGGGACGGCGTGCCTTGGTCTTCTTTGAGTCTCTCAATCTCAACTGCCTCGATCCCGATACGTCCTATCGGCTCACACGAAACAGTCTGCGTGTGTTGGTGATCAATGTGATTGAAGGCTGGCGATGTATGGATCTTGAATTGATTCGCCGAGTGATTCCCCTGATGGAAAGCTTGCGCTTCCATTGCCGACAGGAGTATTTCGATGGTCAGTCAGCGCAGGAGAACCATCGTGGTTTTGCCGATGCCATGTTGAAAATCTGCAATGATCTGGAGCTCAGTCTCACGCATGAACGAGCGCGAGAGGATGGAAAGCAGTCTCTCGAAAGTTTGTTGGTTTTGATGACCCGAAGTGAAAGGGAACTCAGCAGTCTTGAACGCCGGCAGCGTTTTGTTGACCAGCTTGTTCCCCATTACCACCTGTATCTGCCTCAGTTGCAGCCTTCCCATGGGGCATGA
- a CDS encoding glycosyltransferase produces the protein MGHEPKRVVLYIDSLKLGGAERVTLSWAQWLSEAGWKPLVLTRQPRSWDFYPLPEGVIRVVEPEDPGWMRRLGPMAFPLRIRRLRHWLIEERIDLAIGVTSLPAIKLLFACRSLGLPCVVSERNYPPLKRIGRIWSLLRRWSYPWADLHLVQTKAVGEWLAQKLGAKRQLLLPNPVKWPLPAFNPHVEPELWFANNGVTVNDPVLLAVGTKSDQKGFDRLVRWWIPLAERDQRLQLVIVGLDERIYHGRDQQAELRSLLNNWSHLQPRLHFPGRVGNLHNWYSRCQVFVLSSRYEGFPNVLLEAMAAGCCCVAADCPQGPADLVASGVNGILMPSTTDDQGWVNTLSRVLKDPSERARLGQAATLVRDRYNSSNLAGILVGALASLTPKQSLKSGH, from the coding sequence ATGGGGCATGAACCGAAGCGAGTCGTCCTGTATATCGATAGCCTCAAGCTCGGGGGAGCAGAACGTGTGACGTTGTCTTGGGCCCAATGGCTGTCTGAGGCAGGTTGGAAGCCGTTGGTGCTTACCCGTCAGCCCAGATCTTGGGATTTTTACCCCTTGCCTGAAGGTGTGATACGCGTGGTTGAGCCAGAGGATCCAGGTTGGATGCGCCGGCTCGGCCCCATGGCCTTTCCGTTGCGAATTCGACGCTTGCGCCACTGGTTAATTGAGGAGCGCATCGATCTCGCCATTGGTGTGACTTCCTTGCCTGCAATCAAGTTGTTGTTCGCGTGTCGATCGCTTGGTTTGCCTTGCGTAGTATCTGAGCGGAATTACCCCCCGTTAAAACGGATTGGCAGGATCTGGAGCCTTTTGCGCCGCTGGAGTTATCCGTGGGCTGATTTACACCTTGTCCAAACCAAGGCTGTTGGCGAGTGGCTTGCACAAAAGTTGGGTGCTAAACGCCAGTTGTTATTGCCCAATCCTGTGAAATGGCCACTGCCAGCATTCAATCCACATGTTGAGCCAGAGCTATGGTTCGCGAACAATGGGGTCACCGTCAATGATCCTGTCCTTCTTGCCGTTGGCACCAAATCTGATCAAAAGGGTTTCGATCGTCTGGTGCGTTGGTGGATTCCTCTCGCCGAGCGAGACCAGCGCTTGCAATTGGTGATTGTTGGACTCGATGAGCGCATATATCACGGGCGTGATCAACAGGCAGAGTTGCGCTCCCTTCTCAACAATTGGTCTCATCTGCAACCACGCCTTCACTTCCCTGGTCGCGTGGGCAATTTGCACAATTGGTATTCCCGCTGTCAGGTCTTTGTGCTCTCGTCTCGCTATGAGGGTTTCCCAAATGTGTTGTTGGAGGCGATGGCCGCAGGGTGCTGTTGTGTGGCGGCTGATTGTCCACAGGGACCGGCTGATCTCGTGGCGTCTGGCGTCAATGGAATCTTGATGCCATCAACAACCGATGATCAGGGTTGGGTCAACACCTTGAGCCGGGTGTTGAAGGATCCATCCGAGCGGGCCCGTTTAGGGCAAGCAGCAACGCTTGTACGCGACCGTTACAACTCCAGCAACCTGGCAGGAATCCTGGTGGGGGCCCTCGCTTCGCTCACGCCGAAGCAGTCTTTGAAGTCGGGGCACTGA
- a CDS encoding glycosyltransferase: MSSQDDLWIVLPHLGPGGAQKVALLAAAHFMARGWRVRVVTLLAEPSLAHRLPEGLPWSDLSPEVVALWTETKKRPYEHRLHRVLAKLVMSVSPWLLEPVQPGVSSWRSTLLLWCIEGISGPPSHVIGKYLKRHSPRRVLAMLSRTNMLCCSALWNQSGRLVVSERNDLRLQRLPFPWPGFRRLLYRRADVITANTVGVLESLKPLFGDRQLSLLPNPLPLPKQVREAAQVATPSNQSGAGLVTVSRLVHQKGLDVLIEALALASGAASSWSLTLVGDGPERRALEHQVSQLELAGRVSFMGFRSDPETFLQASSVFVLPSRFEGMPNALLEAMGAGMAVVVSDASPGPLEVVEHDVTGLVVTKEDPSALATALDRLAGDADLRARLGQSARSRLRKMDWSVVGPIWDALVEGPG, translated from the coding sequence GTGTCTTCCCAAGATGATCTGTGGATTGTGCTTCCCCATCTCGGGCCGGGTGGGGCTCAGAAAGTTGCTTTGCTGGCAGCGGCTCATTTCATGGCGAGAGGCTGGCGCGTGCGCGTGGTCACTTTGTTGGCGGAACCCTCCCTGGCGCATCGCCTTCCAGAGGGGTTGCCCTGGTCAGATTTAAGTCCGGAGGTGGTGGCTTTATGGACGGAGACTAAGAAGAGGCCTTACGAGCATCGGCTGCATCGGGTACTTGCAAAGTTGGTGATGTCAGTCAGCCCCTGGTTGTTGGAACCGGTGCAGCCTGGAGTGTCGTCGTGGAGATCCACTCTGCTTCTGTGGTGCATTGAAGGCATCAGTGGCCCTCCGTCTCATGTGATTGGTAAGTATTTGAAGCGCCATTCGCCGCGGAGGGTGTTGGCCATGCTGAGCCGTACCAACATGCTCTGTTGCAGCGCTCTTTGGAATCAGAGTGGTCGTTTGGTGGTTTCGGAGCGCAACGACCTTCGCCTGCAACGATTGCCCTTCCCTTGGCCAGGTTTCCGACGGCTGTTGTATCGCAGAGCAGACGTGATCACTGCTAACACAGTTGGCGTGCTTGAAAGTTTGAAGCCCCTGTTTGGTGACAGGCAGTTATCTCTTCTTCCCAATCCTCTGCCTCTGCCAAAACAGGTGCGTGAGGCTGCGCAGGTTGCAACGCCATCGAACCAATCGGGTGCAGGGCTTGTCACTGTTTCCCGGCTGGTGCATCAAAAGGGTCTTGATGTGTTGATTGAAGCCTTGGCTTTGGCTTCTGGGGCAGCCTCGTCATGGAGCCTCACCCTGGTTGGTGATGGGCCTGAGCGTCGGGCGTTAGAGCACCAGGTGTCTCAACTAGAGCTGGCTGGTCGGGTGAGTTTCATGGGTTTTCGCTCCGACCCTGAGACATTTCTGCAAGCGTCATCGGTTTTTGTTTTGCCGTCACGCTTCGAGGGAATGCCTAATGCCTTACTTGAGGCCATGGGAGCAGGGATGGCAGTTGTCGTTAGCGATGCTTCGCCGGGGCCTTTGGAAGTTGTGGAGCATGACGTGACCGGGTTGGTGGTCACAAAGGAGGATCCATCAGCGTTGGCCACTGCCTTGGATCGGTTAGCAGGAGATGCTGATTTGCGTGCTCGCCTTGGTCAATCGGCTCGATCTCGCCTGAGGAAAATGGACTGGTCAGTGGTGGGTCCGATCTGGGACGCCTTGGTGGAAGGGCCGGGATGA
- a CDS encoding glycosyltransferase, producing MINRLLVFAPTRRAASETFVRANLEGLPCEVIAYFGDERPLMEPRRLAYGLAVLLSKVLTRFGCLRLAGWPAATVAQRLIQRHQPDLVMAEFGFHAVRVMEACPRGRVPLVVHFRGSDLSAAGKLGVLKGRYLRLMQLASGLICKSKPMARTLQDLGAEPSSILISASGANPALFSAGDPALAPPVCLAVGRFVEKKGPLHTIRAFSRVPSGELWMVGNGPLRDSACRLVAELDLGGRVRFLGTRTQAQVAELMRQVRVFVQHSLVAPDGDSEGNPVAVMEAQLSGLPVVATRHGGIPEVVLDGVTGVLVDEGDEQGMAHAMERFLDDPDLAARLGASGRDRVLAGFTLDHHLRDLMGFLDNIVIGRAK from the coding sequence ATGATCAATCGATTATTGGTTTTCGCACCAACGCGCCGGGCGGCCTCTGAAACGTTTGTGCGCGCCAATCTGGAGGGACTTCCCTGTGAAGTTATTGCCTACTTCGGGGATGAACGACCTTTGATGGAGCCCCGTCGCTTGGCCTATGGCTTAGCGGTGTTGCTCAGCAAGGTGCTGACCCGTTTCGGTTGCCTGCGTTTAGCTGGATGGCCTGCCGCAACAGTTGCACAGAGGTTGATTCAGCGCCATCAGCCAGATTTGGTGATGGCCGAATTCGGTTTCCATGCGGTGCGGGTGATGGAGGCTTGTCCCCGCGGCCGAGTGCCACTGGTGGTGCATTTCCGTGGATCAGATCTTTCAGCGGCGGGAAAGCTAGGTGTCTTGAAGGGGCGTTATCTGCGCCTGATGCAGCTCGCGTCCGGTTTGATTTGTAAGTCCAAGCCCATGGCCCGTACTCTCCAGGATCTGGGAGCTGAGCCGTCTTCCATCCTCATCAGTGCATCTGGGGCGAATCCCGCCCTCTTCAGTGCTGGTGATCCTGCGTTGGCTCCACCCGTTTGTCTTGCGGTTGGCCGATTTGTGGAGAAGAAGGGGCCTCTCCATACGATTCGAGCCTTTTCCCGTGTGCCGAGTGGGGAGCTCTGGATGGTGGGGAATGGGCCGTTGCGTGACTCTGCCTGCAGGCTTGTGGCAGAGCTGGATTTAGGAGGCCGAGTGCGGTTTCTTGGGACCCGCACTCAAGCTCAGGTGGCGGAGTTGATGCGCCAGGTTCGTGTTTTTGTTCAGCATTCCCTCGTGGCACCTGATGGGGACAGTGAAGGGAATCCGGTTGCGGTCATGGAAGCGCAGTTGAGTGGTCTACCTGTTGTGGCGACACGCCATGGAGGAATCCCGGAGGTTGTGTTGGACGGCGTGACTGGGGTGTTGGTTGATGAAGGTGATGAGCAAGGGATGGCGCATGCGATGGAGCGGTTCCTGGATGACCCCGATCTGGCGGCCAGGCTGGGTGCATCAGGGCGGGACAGAGTGTTGGCCGGTTTCACGCTTGACCATCACCTTCGCGATTTGATGGGTTTTTTAGACAACATTGTTATTGGGAGAGCCAAGTGA
- a CDS encoding sulfotransferase yields the protein MAARKLLLIRGLGHSGTTILDLALGAHPQITGLGEAVRLLEKPAPEDGHRGPAQLRGDLRHQRHCTCGLVADACPVWGPMLRWLPDHDDQPLPQKLKRLVSELEPTGVLSSQESWVVESYQDDFVLPFLEDPALEIRVLHLTRDVRSWVHSRSRDGRERGRWLPGLQPLFRWWRLSARHERQLKRCGKPVFRLGYEELALEPEASLRRLCAWLGLDFAPEMLQPVLQSGSHILAGNRVRFDLDRGRAIQYDSAWMQVGSGVAQLALAWPALADLNQRLVYSGRASRGQR from the coding sequence ATGGCTGCTCGCAAATTGCTGCTGATTCGAGGCTTGGGCCACAGCGGCACAACGATTCTGGATCTGGCTCTGGGGGCTCATCCTCAGATCACGGGCCTTGGCGAGGCGGTGCGGTTGCTTGAAAAGCCTGCCCCAGAAGATGGTCATCGTGGTCCGGCTCAGTTGCGAGGCGATCTGCGTCATCAGCGCCACTGCACCTGCGGTTTGGTTGCTGATGCTTGTCCGGTGTGGGGGCCCATGCTGCGTTGGCTGCCGGATCATGACGATCAACCGTTGCCGCAGAAGCTCAAGCGCTTGGTGTCAGAACTTGAACCTACCGGTGTTCTCTCAAGTCAAGAGTCCTGGGTGGTGGAGTCTTATCAAGACGATTTCGTGTTGCCCTTTCTTGAGGATCCCGCTCTGGAGATTCGGGTTCTTCATCTCACTCGCGATGTGCGCAGTTGGGTTCATTCCCGATCTCGCGATGGCCGTGAACGGGGCCGTTGGCTTCCGGGATTACAGCCTCTATTTCGCTGGTGGCGTCTCAGTGCCCGCCATGAACGACAATTAAAGCGTTGCGGAAAGCCTGTGTTTCGGCTCGGTTATGAGGAGCTAGCACTGGAGCCAGAGGCCAGTTTGCGAAGGCTCTGTGCCTGGCTGGGTCTCGACTTTGCCCCCGAAATGTTGCAACCGGTGCTGCAATCAGGAAGTCATATTTTGGCCGGTAATCGGGTGCGTTTTGATCTTGATCGTGGTCGTGCCATCCAGTACGACTCTGCTTGGATGCAGGTGGGGAGTGGGGTGGCCCAATTGGCCCTTGCCTGGCCTGCACTGGCCGATCTCAATCAGCGGTTGGTTTATTCCGGTCGAGCCAGCAGAGGCCAGCGATAA
- the kdsA gene encoding 3-deoxy-8-phosphooctulonate synthase — MAARCVALGDIRFANDAPFVLIGGVNVLESRDFAVEIAGHYKAVCQSLSIPLVFKASYDKANRSSIHSYRGPGLEEGLQILQAVKNTHGIAVITDVHSPDEAAPAAAVCDVIQLPAFLARQTDLVEAMARTGAVINIKKPQFLSPSQMANVVEKFRECGNEQLLICERGSNFGYDNLVVDMLGFGVMKRSCNDLPLIFDVTHALQCRDPGGAASGGRRSQVVDLARAGMAVGLAGLFLESHPDPNTARCDGPSALPLEQLEPFLTQVKAIDDVVKAMPALEIQ, encoded by the coding sequence ATGGCCGCACGCTGCGTCGCCCTGGGCGACATCCGTTTCGCCAACGATGCGCCATTCGTGCTGATCGGCGGAGTGAACGTGCTCGAATCGCGCGACTTCGCGGTTGAAATAGCCGGTCACTACAAAGCGGTGTGCCAGAGCCTCAGTATTCCTCTGGTGTTCAAGGCCTCCTACGACAAGGCCAACCGCTCGTCGATCCACTCTTATCGCGGCCCTGGCCTTGAGGAGGGTCTTCAAATTCTCCAGGCGGTGAAAAACACCCATGGCATTGCGGTGATCACCGACGTGCACAGCCCAGACGAGGCAGCACCGGCCGCCGCCGTGTGCGACGTCATCCAACTACCGGCCTTCCTGGCTCGCCAGACCGACCTGGTGGAGGCGATGGCCCGCACGGGGGCCGTGATCAACATCAAGAAGCCCCAGTTCCTCAGCCCGTCGCAGATGGCGAATGTGGTGGAGAAATTTCGCGAATGCGGCAACGAACAACTGCTGATCTGCGAACGGGGCAGCAACTTCGGCTACGACAACCTCGTGGTGGACATGCTCGGCTTCGGGGTGATGAAGCGCAGCTGCAATGACCTGCCGCTGATTTTTGATGTCACCCATGCATTGCAATGCCGTGATCCCGGGGGAGCAGCCTCCGGTGGTCGCCGCAGCCAGGTGGTGGATCTGGCCCGGGCCGGCATGGCGGTGGGCCTGGCGGGCCTGTTTCTGGAATCCCACCCTGATCCCAACACGGCGCGTTGTGATGGCCCCAGCGCCCTGCCGCTCGAGCAATTGGAGCCTTTCCTCACCCAAGTGAAGGCCATCGACGACGTCGTCAAAGCCATGCCAGCGCTGGAGATTCAATGA
- the kdsB gene encoding 3-deoxy-manno-octulosonate cytidylyltransferase encodes MRIQRSVVAVPARLASSRLPDKVLAEIGGKPMIQRVLEQCAKAQGPAAVVLCTDSTDLQEMAEGWGFPVLMTSADCTSGSERIASVADQLVARAWDESADRWEAGARAQRLASTAVINVQGDQPFLEPDVVSAMVEEFGRRDPVPAVVTPVYRLKPNTIHNPAVVKTLLAHDGRALYFSRSAIPHVRDVDPAQWHEHTDYWGHVGMYGFRGDVLAAWDQLPASPLEHLERLEQLRLIEAGHTIATFQVEGTSLSVDTAEQLEQARQMALAQA; translated from the coding sequence ATGAGGATTCAGCGGTCTGTGGTGGCGGTACCGGCCCGCCTGGCGTCCTCGCGTCTGCCCGACAAGGTGCTGGCGGAGATCGGCGGCAAGCCGATGATTCAGCGGGTGCTGGAGCAATGCGCCAAGGCCCAGGGGCCTGCGGCAGTGGTGTTGTGCACCGACAGCACGGACCTGCAAGAGATGGCGGAAGGCTGGGGCTTCCCTGTGCTGATGACTTCGGCGGACTGCACTTCCGGCAGTGAACGGATTGCCTCGGTGGCCGATCAGCTGGTGGCCCGTGCCTGGGATGAGTCTGCGGACCGCTGGGAGGCAGGTGCCCGCGCGCAGCGCTTGGCCAGCACGGCGGTGATCAATGTGCAGGGGGACCAGCCGTTTTTGGAGCCGGATGTGGTCAGCGCGATGGTGGAGGAATTCGGTCGGCGTGATCCGGTGCCAGCGGTGGTGACACCGGTGTATCGGCTCAAGCCCAACACCATTCACAACCCCGCCGTGGTGAAGACGCTGCTGGCCCATGACGGGCGGGCGCTCTATTTTTCCCGCTCCGCCATCCCCCATGTGCGCGATGTGGACCCTGCCCAGTGGCATGAGCACACCGATTACTGGGGTCATGTGGGTATGTATGGCTTTCGGGGCGATGTGCTCGCGGCTTGGGATCAGCTCCCGGCGTCGCCGCTGGAGCATCTGGAGCGGCTGGAGCAGTTGCGCCTGATTGAGGCGGGGCACACGATTGCGACGTTTCAGGTGGAGGGCACTTCGCTGTCGGTGGATACCGCAGAGCAGCTGGAGCAGGCCCGCCAGATGGCGCTGGCTCAGGCTTGA
- a CDS encoding sulfotransferase family protein, translating to MTKSSRNPSGVFLLGVGAQKAGTSWLHQQLHNRPDADFGCLKEYHVYDARTVPELARFRRLDVDIRRPGSWIQPRSWLRQWFIRNPEHYTDYFAWLLQRPHLRGAQIRLTGDITPSYALLSSVTLTSINTSFQARGIPVKPVFLMRDPIERLISSQRMKLRKQGLRDAATEVATLRKRVAKGRGLRSDYGQTLEALDQAFGLKHCFVGLFETLFTRPTYSELCHFLDIPYREPAWGEKVNVSATKTVIPADLLAEMGRQHADDLKRAQQALPNLDLQQLWPTTSRWAQA from the coding sequence ATGACTAAGTCCAGCCGCAACCCTTCAGGCGTTTTCCTGCTGGGGGTGGGGGCCCAGAAAGCAGGCACCTCCTGGCTGCATCAGCAACTGCACAACCGCCCCGATGCCGATTTCGGCTGCCTGAAGGAGTATCACGTGTATGACGCGCGCACGGTGCCCGAACTCGCCCGCTTCCGCCGCCTCGACGTCGACATCCGCCGTCCCGGCAGCTGGATTCAGCCCCGCAGCTGGCTGCGCCAGTGGTTCATTCGCAACCCAGAGCATTACACCGACTATTTCGCCTGGCTGTTGCAGCGCCCCCACCTGAGGGGAGCTCAAATCCGCTTGACAGGCGACATCACCCCCTCCTACGCGCTGCTCAGTTCGGTCACCCTGACGAGCATCAACACCAGCTTCCAGGCCCGCGGCATCCCCGTGAAACCGGTGTTTCTGATGCGCGATCCGATCGAACGACTGATCTCCAGCCAGCGCATGAAACTGCGCAAGCAGGGTCTGCGGGATGCCGCCACGGAAGTGGCCACCCTGCGCAAACGGGTGGCTAAAGGCCGCGGGCTGCGCAGCGACTACGGCCAGACCCTCGAGGCGCTCGATCAGGCCTTTGGATTGAAGCACTGCTTTGTTGGCCTGTTCGAAACCCTTTTCACAAGGCCCACCTACTCAGAGCTCTGCCACTTCCTTGACATCCCCTACCGAGAACCCGCCTGGGGCGAGAAAGTGAATGTGAGCGCCACCAAAACGGTGATTCCCGCTGACCTGCTGGCGGAGATGGGCCGCCAGCACGCCGACGATCTCAAGCGGGCACAGCAGGCTCTACCCAACCTTGATCTTCAACAGCTGTGGCCCACCACCAGCCGCTGGGCTCAAGCCTGA
- a CDS encoding HAD family hydrolase: protein MRRLLNALRWQRQRPTLRQIELLVLDVDGVLTDGGLWFDPNGLLQKRFDVRDGLGIRLLQQAGLQLAFLSGGKGGATEVRARQLGIDHCLVGIKDKPTALTQLQQQLGVTSSSTAFIGDDLNDLAVRHQVRLLITPADACPAVRRQADGVLRRRGGHGAVRELAEHILKARGLWTDLSRNGWKDSND from the coding sequence ATGAGACGTCTGCTCAACGCCCTCCGCTGGCAACGCCAACGCCCCACATTGCGCCAGATCGAGTTGTTGGTGCTGGATGTGGATGGCGTGCTCACCGACGGCGGCCTCTGGTTCGACCCCAACGGGCTGCTCCAGAAACGCTTTGATGTGCGCGATGGACTGGGCATCCGCCTGCTGCAACAGGCCGGCCTGCAGCTCGCCTTCCTGAGCGGCGGCAAAGGTGGAGCCACCGAAGTGCGGGCCAGGCAACTGGGCATTGACCACTGCCTGGTGGGGATCAAGGACAAACCCACTGCACTGACCCAGCTTCAACAACAGCTGGGGGTGACATCATCCAGCACAGCCTTCATCGGCGACGACCTCAACGATCTGGCCGTGCGCCATCAGGTGAGGCTGCTGATCACCCCAGCCGATGCCTGCCCTGCCGTGCGCCGGCAGGCCGACGGAGTGCTGCGCCGGCGGGGTGGCCATGGCGCCGTCCGCGAGCTGGCGGAACACATCCTCAAAGCCCGAGGCCTCTGGACTGACCTAAGCCGCAACGGCTGGAAAGACAGCAATGACTAA
- a CDS encoding SIS domain-containing protein: MSALTRCLQEEAAAIAAAADRLNADQVEGALALLERCADRKAKLVITGVGKSGIVARKIAATFSSIGLMALYLNPLDALHGDLGVVAADDVCLLLSNSGETGELLEVLPHLKRRGTSRIALVGRAESSLARGSDVVLEASVDREVCPLNLAPTASTAVAMAIGDALAAVWMERRGISPADFAINHPAGSLGKQLTMTVADLMVPAQQLPALRPETPLPEVISQLTQGAIGSGWVEDPDHAGRLVGLITDGDLRRALRDHNPERWATLQAKHLMTADPITVTAELMAVDAIQRMEHNRRKPISVLPVVNAAGELDGLLRLHDLVQAGLA; encoded by the coding sequence TTGTCTGCCCTCACCCGCTGCCTGCAGGAGGAAGCGGCCGCCATCGCTGCCGCGGCTGATCGTCTGAACGCTGATCAAGTGGAAGGGGCGCTGGCCCTGCTGGAACGCTGCGCAGATCGCAAAGCCAAGCTGGTGATCACCGGCGTGGGCAAAAGCGGCATCGTCGCCCGCAAAATCGCCGCCACCTTTTCATCCATCGGCTTAATGGCCTTGTACCTCAATCCCCTCGATGCCCTGCACGGGGATCTGGGGGTCGTCGCTGCCGATGACGTCTGCCTGCTGCTCTCCAACAGTGGCGAGACAGGCGAGCTCCTTGAGGTGCTGCCCCACCTCAAACGTCGGGGCACCAGTCGCATTGCCCTGGTGGGTCGGGCGGAATCCTCCCTGGCCCGGGGCAGCGATGTGGTGCTGGAAGCCTCCGTCGATCGGGAGGTCTGCCCGCTCAACCTCGCCCCCACCGCCAGCACGGCAGTGGCCATGGCCATCGGCGATGCCCTGGCGGCGGTATGGATGGAACGGCGCGGCATCTCCCCTGCTGATTTCGCCATCAATCACCCGGCCGGCTCTCTGGGCAAACAGCTCACCATGACCGTGGCCGACCTGATGGTGCCCGCCCAGCAGCTGCCAGCCCTCAGGCCCGAGACGCCCTTACCGGAAGTCATCAGCCAGCTCACCCAAGGGGCGATTGGCAGTGGTTGGGTGGAAGATCCAGACCATGCAGGCCGCCTGGTGGGACTGATCACCGATGGTGATCTCAGGCGGGCCCTGCGGGACCACAATCCTGAGCGTTGGGCCACATTGCAGGCCAAACACTTGATGACCGCGGATCCGATCACCGTGACGGCCGAGCTGATGGCTGTGGATGCCATCCAACGAATGGAACACAACCGCCGCAAACCGATTTCCGTGCTGCCCGTGGTGAATGCCGCTGGCGAGCTGGACGGTCTACTGCGACTCCATGACCTGGTGCAGGCAGGTCTGGCCTGA